The Sporolituus thermophilus DSM 23256 nucleotide sequence CGTAATAAACGGCAAGTTAATATTAGTGGTTAATACGCCGGACAGCTCAATCTTGGCTTTCTCCGCCGCTTCTTTGAGGCGCTGCATGGCCATGCGGTCTGCCGAAAGATCAATGCCATGCTCTTTCTTAAATTCAGCAATCAACCATTGCATAATACGCTCGTCAAAGTCGTCACCGCCCAAGCGGTTATTACCGCTGGTAGCCTTGACTTCGAAAACGCCGTCACCCAGCTCAAGAATGGATACGTCGAAAGTACCGCCGCCCAAGTCGAAGACCAGAATGGTGTGGTCTTCGCCTTTGTCAAGACCATACGCCAAGGCGGCCGCCGTCGGCTCGTTGATAATGCGCAGCACTTCCAGCCCGGCGATCGTACCGGCGTCTTTGGTAGCTTGGCGCTGGGCATCGGTAAAATAGGCCGGTACGGTAATGACCGCTTTTGTTACCTTTTCCCCGAGGTAAGCCTCGGCGTCTTGCTTGAGCTTTTGTAAAATCATGGCCGAAATTTCTTGCGGCGTATATTCTTTATCATCAATACGAACCTTGTGGCTCGTACCCATATGCCGCTTTATGGAAATAACGGTGCGTTCCGGATTAGAAACAGCCTGACGCTTGGCCAGCTGGCCAACCAGCCGCTCGCCTGTTTTGGAAAAGCCGACGACGGAAGGAGTCAACCGGCTGCCTTCGGCATTAGGAATAACAACAGGCTCGCCACCTTCCATAACCGCTACGACAGAGTTAGTAGTGCCCAAATCTATACCGATTACTTTAGCCATTTCTATTCCTCCTTAATTTATTAGGAATTGTTAACTACTTTGACCATGCTGGGACGAATGACTTTACCATGAACCATATAGCCTTTTTGCAGCACCTCAACTACCGTATTGTCCCGCCGATCAGGGTCTTCGACCCGCATGATCGCCTCATGATATTGAGGATCAAAAACGGCGCCCGCTGCTTCAATCGGCTGTACCCCCATCTTTTCCAAAGCCTGGATAAACTGGCGGTAAATCATTTCTACCCCGGCGCGGAGGGCCGCCGCGTCTTCCGTCGCCGTGGTGAGCGCCCGCTCAAAGTTATCCAGTACAGGCAAGAGCTGTAGCACAATGCCTTCAGTTACCACTTTGGCTAAATCCTCTTTTTCCTGACGGGTGCGGCGGCGGAAGTTATCAAAGTCGGCTTGCAGCCGCTTGAGCCGCTCCATCGTTTCTTCTTGAAGGCGGTTTTTCTCGGCGATAGAGGCAAGAAGCCGTTCCACGTCTTCCTGCTGGAAGCTAACCTCTTGGCTTTCTATCCCTTCCTGTTCTTTCGCTTCTGTTGAGTCTGCCCCCGCCGCCATTTGCGGCTGGGGTTCGGCCCCCGCCTGATTGATCGTCTCCTCGCGCTTTTCGCCCATGCTCACTACATTTCACCTCGTGCTTAAAAGTCCGGCATGCCGGCCGCGTCGTTGCCGGCCGCGTTTTTTCCGGCAGCAGCGCCTTCCTCTTTCTTTTTTATAATAGTATCAATACGCAGAATTGCCACTGCCACTTCGCCAGCTGCTTTAATGGCGTGCAGCTTAACAGGCACTGGATCGACGACGCCCCGCTCCAGCATATCGGCTACCTCGCCTGTGTCGCAATCAATGCCCAGCGAGTCACTGCCCTTGGCCGCCTGGGCTGCTATAACCTCCTCAACCTTTTCCAGCGGATTAAACCCGGCATTCTCGACAATTTGGGCCAGTGGCCGCTTTAAAGCATTAGTTACACAGTCCACACCATAAGCAGCCATGCCTTTAATTTCTTCCCGCGCTTTTTCCACCGCCCGGGCAAGGGCGATTTCGCAGGCGCCGCCGCCGGGAACGTAGCCGCCCTTAATTGCCGCCTGCACACTGGACGCGGCATCTTTCGCGATACGCTCGCGCTCACCCACAACTTCTTCGGTAGCCGCCCCCACTAAAATGGTGGCCATCGGCTTGCCTTGGCCGCCAAGGATACGGACATGCTCGAGCTTCTCGTCTTCGTAGACGCGCTCGGCATAGCCGAGATATTTCTCAATATCGGTAAGGTCTTTCTTCAGGCCGGTGCGTTTCATCATTCGCGCCCCGGTATGCTCAGCCGCCCGCCGCAGATCTTTGGCCGGCACACGCTGGATAACCATTACGCCGGCATCGGTCAGAATTTCGTCGGCGTCATCATGGACGCCCCGGTCAACAAGCACGAGCCTGACCCCAAGGTCAACGATTTTACGCACATTCCGCTTGAACTCATCTTGAAGCTCTATGTACCGTTTAAAACCTGACTCGGTGCTAAGAGCTTCATCGCCGATTTCCTCCGGCTCGAGCGCATCGTCAATGATCAGCACCTTGACGTCCGTAAGTTCTTCCGGCATTTCTTTGTTCATGCGCTCTTTATCAACGATGACGCCCATGAATACTTCATTTTCGGCGCCTTCTTCGGCCGTAATGATATCCGAAAGTTTAAAGTTTGGTTCGCATAATTTTTCTACACCAATAAGGCGTGCTGCGGCTACCACCAGGTCGGCGATATCCGCATGTTCCCGGCCGGCAATCATGGCGATATTCCGCAAAACAGGATCGTTTAAATCGGTTACCTTGCGGCCCCGCCGCTTTATTTCCTCAATCGCCCGGGCGACGCCGTGCCGGACCCCTTCGATGACCCGGGCCACCGGGACGCCCCGCAATACCTGATTGACACCTTCGGCAACAAGCCCGCCGGCCATGATGGTTGCCGTTGTTGTTCCATCTCCCACCTCGGCCTGTTGGGCTTTAGCAATATTAATCAGCATCTTGGCGGCAGGATGGTTTACATCCATCTTGTCTAAAATGGTTACTCCGTCATTGGTAATAATGACTTCGCCAAAACGGTCCACGAGCATGGTATCGAGCCCTTTCGGGCCAATCGTTCCCTCAACGGCCGCCGTAATGGCCCGTACCGCGTTAGCATTGGTAAGCAGCGCCGCGAGACGTTCATCTACTTCCGCGCCGCTGCCAGCTTGCTTAAGATTCATATAGCCAATTCCTCCCATAGGTACGGGCGGCATTTATGCCGCCCTAAATTCCGTATTTTTTCAAGATTTGTCCCAAATGCCGATGCATGAATTCCAGCACCGACATGATTCGACCGTATTCCATGCGAGTAGGACCCAAGACAGCCACTGTGCCAACTACCTGTCCGTCGACGCGATAGGTAGCTTGCACCATGCTGCAGTCATGAATGCCGGTATATTTGTTCTCCCCGCCGATGGTGACAACCACTCCGTCGCTTTCCTGCATATGCAGGATATCGACCAGAAGCTGCTCTTCTTCCAGCATGGCCAGCAAAGCTCTGACCTTATCCACATCGCGGAATTCCGGCTGGTCCAAAACCTGGGTAGTTCCGCCGGTATACACCCGGTCTTTTCTTTCTACCGCCAGCGCATCCTTAATAAACTCTAACGCTGTTTCAAAAAGAGCGCGGTTGGGGATAATATCGTGCTTAATTTCCCGCAAAAGGGAAGATTTTATCCGGTCAAAAGCCAGACCGGCCAGCCGCTCGTTGATGGCACCAGCAATTTTCTGTAGTTCCGGAAAGGCGATACCATTAGGTATTTCAATAATTTTGTTTTCCACAAAACCGGTATCGGCAACGACAACAAGAATGGCGCGACGCTCGTCCAGCGGCAAAAACTGCATATATTTGAAGGCACATTGTGAAAACTGCGGCGCAAGCACCAAGGAAATATTGCGGGTGATGCGCGACAGAATTTTCGCCGTTTCCTGGAAGACCTCTTCCAGCCGCCGCACCTTTGTTTGATACCAGCGCTCAATCAGGGCAATTTCTTTTTCCGACAGCGGTTGAGGCGCCAGCAAACAATCAACATAAAAACGATAGCCTTTGGCCGAAGGTATACGGCCGGCAGAAGTGTGGGGCTGTTCGAGATAGCCTAATAGTTCTAAATCGGCCATTTCATTGCGAATAGTAGCCGGACTGACCCCCAAGTTGTACTTGCGGGCAATTGTGCGCGACCCCACCGGCTCAGCGGTAGAAATATAATCATCGATAATGGCCTGAAGAATTTTCCGCTTTCTCTCGTCCACCCCTTGCACCTCCTCTTGTTAGCACTCGTTCGATTAGAGTGCTAATACCTAATTAAAACATACCACCATGACCTGCTGCTGTCAAGATAATCCTGTAAATTCAAGCCTTGTCCGGCAAAAAGGACGAAAAAACAATATTACCGAATTTCATCCCCAAGTCGGTGAGGCGCAGCCTGTTGCCGCAGCGTTCTACCAGCCCGCGCTGCGCGAGCGTGTCAATAGTGGCGCGGTACGCATCCCAAAAAGAGATACCGAAACGTTCCTGGAATATTCCGCTATCAAGCCCAGCGGCGGTGCGCAGGGCCAGAAAAATAAATTCGGCAATCTGCGTTTGTCTATCCAATACTTCCCGCTCCTGTATGGCCAAAGCACCCTTGCGCTGCGCCTGGATATATTCTGTCACGTGGGGTGTATTAGCCCAACGCACTCCGTCTACGAAAGAGTAAGCGGCGGCGCCTAGCCCCAAGAAAGGCTGATAGTGCCAATATTTGAGATTATGGCGGCATTCGTAGCCTGGCAGGCAGTAGTTGGAAACTTCATACCGGCAGTAGCCCGCCTGCCGTAGAAAGGCAGCCGCAAAGTCGTACATTGCTTCTTCCTCGGTCTCATCAGGCAGAGCAAGCTTACCGGCAGCATGGCTTACAGCGAAAGGGGTGCCATCCTCTACTTTCAGGCCGTACACCGAAAGGTGTGGCACCCCAAGTTCTGTAGCCCGGCTTAGACTGTCCGCCACGTCCGCCTGGCGCTGCTCGGGCAGGCCATACATTAAATCAAGGTTGATGTTGTCAAAACCGGCGGCTCGCGCCAGTTCAACAGCCTCAATCCCCTGCTCAGCCGTGTGAACGCGCCCGAGCAGGGGCAAAAGGCGCGGAACAAAGGTCTGAACACCGAAACTCAGGCGATTTACCCCCCAAGACCGCAGGGCCTTAAGGAGCGGCAAATTTACCGTGCCCGGATTAGCTTCGACGGTGATTTCAACGGCCGGTTCCAGCGAAAAAGTGGCAGTAAGACTGGCAAACAGCCGGCCTAAGAGTTCGCCTGGCAGTACAGTAGGCGTGCCGCCGCCAATATAGACGGTGTCAACAACCCAGCCGGAAAAGCGGCTTTTTTGCTCGGCAATTTCCCGGCACAAAGCGTCAATATAGTCCTGATACAGGTGCGTTAGATTGTCATAAGAAGGAAAGTCGCAATACAAGCACTTTTGCCGGCAGAA carries:
- the grpE gene encoding nucleotide exchange factor GrpE; translation: MGEKREETINQAGAEPQPQMAAGADSTEAKEQEGIESQEVSFQQEDVERLLASIAEKNRLQEETMERLKRLQADFDNFRRRTRQEKEDLAKVVTEGIVLQLLPVLDNFERALTTATEDAAALRAGVEMIYRQFIQALEKMGVQPIEAAGAVFDPQYHEAIMRVEDPDRRDNTVVEVLQKGYMVHGKVIRPSMVKVVNNS
- a CDS encoding TCP-1/cpn60 chaperonin family protein, which encodes MNLKQAGSGAEVDERLAALLTNANAVRAITAAVEGTIGPKGLDTMLVDRFGEVIITNDGVTILDKMDVNHPAAKMLINIAKAQQAEVGDGTTTATIMAGGLVAEGVNQVLRGVPVARVIEGVRHGVARAIEEIKRRGRKVTDLNDPVLRNIAMIAGREHADIADLVVAAARLIGVEKLCEPNFKLSDIITAEEGAENEVFMGVIVDKERMNKEMPEELTDVKVLIIDDALEPEEIGDEALSTESGFKRYIELQDEFKRNVRKIVDLGVRLVLVDRGVHDDADEILTDAGVMVIQRVPAKDLRRAAEHTGARMMKRTGLKKDLTDIEKYLGYAERVYEDEKLEHVRILGGQGKPMATILVGAATEEVVGERERIAKDAASSVQAAIKGGYVPGGGACEIALARAVEKAREEIKGMAAYGVDCVTNALKRPLAQIVENAGFNPLEKVEEVIAAQAAKGSDSLGIDCDTGEVADMLERGVVDPVPVKLHAIKAAGEVAVAILRIDTIIKKKEEGAAAGKNAAGNDAAGMPDF
- the hrcA gene encoding heat-inducible transcriptional repressor HrcA, whose translation is MDERKRKILQAIIDDYISTAEPVGSRTIARKYNLGVSPATIRNEMADLELLGYLEQPHTSAGRIPSAKGYRFYVDCLLAPQPLSEKEIALIERWYQTKVRRLEEVFQETAKILSRITRNISLVLAPQFSQCAFKYMQFLPLDERRAILVVVADTGFVENKIIEIPNGIAFPELQKIAGAINERLAGLAFDRIKSSLLREIKHDIIPNRALFETALEFIKDALAVERKDRVYTGGTTQVLDQPEFRDVDKVRALLAMLEEEQLLVDILHMQESDGVVVTIGGENKYTGIHDCSMVQATYRVDGQVVGTVAVLGPTRMEYGRIMSVLEFMHRHLGQILKKYGI
- the hemW gene encoding radical SAM family heme chaperone HemW, with protein sequence MKLGLYIHIPFCRQKCLYCDFPSYDNLTHLYQDYIDALCREIAEQKSRFSGWVVDTVYIGGGTPTVLPGELLGRLFASLTATFSLEPAVEITVEANPGTVNLPLLKALRSWGVNRLSFGVQTFVPRLLPLLGRVHTAEQGIEAVELARAAGFDNINLDLMYGLPEQRQADVADSLSRATELGVPHLSVYGLKVEDGTPFAVSHAAGKLALPDETEEEAMYDFAAAFLRQAGYCRYEVSNYCLPGYECRHNLKYWHYQPFLGLGAAAYSFVDGVRWANTPHVTEYIQAQRKGALAIQEREVLDRQTQIAEFIFLALRTAAGLDSGIFQERFGISFWDAYRATIDTLAQRGLVERCGNRLRLTDLGMKFGNIVFSSFLPDKA